Proteins encoded by one window of Bauldia sp.:
- a CDS encoding site-specific DNA-methyltransferase yields the protein MTELSFKGKEFVYNHHLAVPFRPLVPDAKKGIGPVALDGNLIIQGDNLHALKALLPFYAGKVDCIFIDPPYNTGNEGWSYNDNVNAPMIREWLEANPIGIEDGLRHDKWCAMMWPRLCLLRDLLADDGVIFICIDDNELYRLRTMLDEIFYRAENWIGTIVWKNVTDNNPTRIAVEHEYIICFSRDKDKVGKIWKSTISDIKDALIGVGKDLAAKYPDDRELEHEYAKWFRAHKSELWPLDRYKYIDRGGVFTGSQSVHNPGKEGYRYDVIHPVTKKPCKQPLMGYRFPKETMDDLLAAGKILFGDDETKIIELKLYAHEYQEKLPSVIELDGRTSAYELRSIFPEKKKTFDHAKPSALVEQILSFATKKDGVVLDSFAGSGTTAHAVLKLNAADGGTRQFVIVEGEDYADELTAERVRRVMSGVAGAEDELAKGLGGTFTYCVLGEPVELDQVLTGRTLPSFVGIGAELFRMATNRALVPAAVREEDFYLGEADGQHVWLIYRPDLEWLKTADSALTLSRAKAFAAADSKRRHLVFAPARYVSQKMLDEQNIPVEFVPLPFALYRIDRS from the coding sequence GTGACCGAGCTAAGCTTCAAAGGCAAGGAGTTCGTTTATAACCATCACCTCGCCGTGCCCTTCCGTCCGCTCGTTCCGGACGCGAAGAAGGGCATCGGCCCAGTGGCCCTTGATGGGAATCTGATTATTCAGGGCGACAACCTTCACGCGCTGAAGGCGCTCTTGCCATTCTACGCAGGGAAGGTGGACTGCATCTTCATCGACCCGCCCTACAACACCGGTAACGAGGGTTGGTCCTACAACGACAACGTCAACGCGCCGATGATCCGGGAATGGCTCGAAGCCAATCCTATCGGTATTGAGGACGGGCTTAGGCACGACAAATGGTGCGCCATGATGTGGCCGCGCCTTTGTCTGCTTAGAGATCTGCTGGCCGATGACGGCGTCATCTTCATTTGCATAGATGACAACGAACTTTATCGCCTGCGCACCATGTTGGACGAAATCTTCTATAGGGCAGAGAACTGGATCGGCACAATTGTCTGGAAGAATGTAACAGACAACAATCCCACTAGGATCGCGGTCGAGCACGAATACATCATCTGTTTTTCAAGGGACAAAGACAAAGTCGGGAAGATTTGGAAGAGCACGATCTCTGACATCAAGGATGCGCTTATCGGTGTCGGCAAAGACCTTGCCGCAAAATACCCCGATGACCGCGAGCTTGAGCATGAATATGCGAAGTGGTTCCGCGCCCACAAAAGCGAGCTCTGGCCTCTGGATCGCTACAAATATATCGACCGGGGCGGCGTGTTTACCGGGAGCCAAAGCGTCCACAACCCCGGCAAGGAGGGCTATCGGTACGACGTTATCCATCCCGTGACTAAGAAGCCCTGCAAGCAGCCACTCATGGGATACCGTTTCCCAAAGGAAACGATGGACGACCTTCTTGCCGCGGGCAAAATACTTTTTGGCGACGACGAAACCAAAATCATCGAGCTGAAACTCTATGCTCACGAGTATCAGGAGAAGCTGCCGAGCGTAATTGAGCTAGACGGCAGGACTTCAGCATACGAGCTCCGGTCGATCTTTCCCGAGAAGAAAAAGACATTTGACCACGCGAAGCCTAGTGCTCTTGTGGAGCAGATTCTTTCGTTTGCCACGAAGAAAGATGGAGTCGTCCTCGACAGCTTTGCGGGCTCGGGTACGACTGCGCACGCTGTTCTTAAGCTCAATGCCGCCGATGGGGGCACACGGCAATTTGTGATTGTCGAGGGCGAAGATTATGCAGATGAGCTTACTGCCGAGCGTGTCCGACGCGTAATGTCTGGTGTGGCCGGTGCCGAAGACGAACTAGCCAAGGGTTTAGGCGGCACCTTCACCTATTGTGTACTTGGCGAGCCGGTAGAGTTGGACCAGGTGTTGACCGGTCGGACCTTGCCCTCTTTCGTTGGGATCGGCGCAGAGTTATTTCGGATGGCGACCAATCGTGCGCTGGTCCCGGCAGCCGTGCGCGAAGAGGACTTCTATCTTGGCGAGGCGGACGGGCAGCATGTCTGGCTGATCTACCGGCCCGACCTTGAATGGCTGAAGACGGCGGACAGCGCCCTGACGCTTTCCCGGGCCAAGGCTTTCGCCGCAGCAGATTCGAAAAGGCGGCACCTTGTCTTCGCGCCGGCGCGCTACGTCTCGCAGAAGATGCTGGACGAGCAAAACATTCCGGTTGAGTTCGTGCCGCTGCCCTTCGCTCTCTATCGCATCGACCGGAGCTGA
- a CDS encoding alginate lyase family protein: MKHLAFGGVALVLLLSPALAVEEAPLTALPHPGELYTAAGSYDPSRGGTSDADQKACESGPSVIGLVEEPAAKVGWVHGGAPTGVTFAAAMGVYGPALMAGRTEVADQAKSLLLKWAKADALRTYEAATSGNWWAAYEVLPVAMVTFRELDRLGKLSGEDRTTIEGWLGHLIKITRIGKELPKGTAGYRDVEQRVNNHNTRRNLVAAMWAVLHNDVAMFNTAVENGYVRFLENIKDDGSLYDANRGMWAMRYSAYNISAAFFLGEVAAHQGVDLFTRQRNGHSIHDAVRFLLDAADDQAIINKYAKADIGMKGLPFRGSQDPSWRFDLDFGTAIGWFEAYLARFPASENAPRIRALVARYKVEQSEVVRDLSFGNVTCIYGATAARLTPPGAEVVVTTEPPTIVRTEEQFSKQPDGSPAEFNVQWRTIFTSGGGENEAEYHIEGVYVPRLADMMLLSIIPNAPIGSKMAPPGLQKCGYVKTQFWDDTQPRVVIDFKKVDGAWSAPQADCIASLLNPRAATSVRLLAHTFNKIVADFVASGKAKAIKHPGLRAWANDVAAGKVLIQ; the protein is encoded by the coding sequence ATGAAGCACTTAGCTTTTGGCGGTGTGGCGCTGGTCCTGCTGCTGAGCCCGGCATTGGCAGTCGAAGAAGCGCCGCTCACAGCCTTGCCGCACCCAGGCGAACTGTACACCGCCGCCGGCAGCTATGATCCCTCACGCGGTGGAACGTCCGACGCCGATCAAAAAGCCTGCGAAAGTGGCCCGAGCGTCATTGGCTTGGTCGAGGAGCCTGCCGCCAAGGTCGGCTGGGTTCACGGCGGCGCTCCGACAGGTGTAACTTTCGCCGCGGCCATGGGGGTCTATGGACCGGCCCTTATGGCCGGACGGACCGAAGTCGCCGATCAGGCGAAGTCTCTCCTGTTGAAATGGGCGAAAGCCGACGCCCTGCGAACTTACGAAGCCGCCACCAGTGGAAATTGGTGGGCGGCCTACGAAGTGCTCCCGGTCGCAATGGTGACGTTTCGTGAGCTCGACCGACTCGGGAAACTCTCCGGCGAGGACCGGACAACCATCGAGGGATGGCTGGGACACCTCATAAAGATCACGCGGATCGGAAAAGAACTACCCAAAGGGACTGCCGGATATCGCGACGTGGAACAGCGCGTCAACAATCACAACACGCGAAGGAATCTCGTCGCCGCAATGTGGGCGGTGCTTCACAATGACGTGGCGATGTTCAACACCGCGGTCGAAAACGGCTACGTCAGATTTCTTGAGAACATCAAGGACGACGGCAGTCTCTACGATGCCAATCGCGGCATGTGGGCGATGCGCTATTCCGCGTACAATATCTCGGCAGCGTTCTTTCTCGGCGAGGTTGCGGCCCATCAGGGCGTGGACCTGTTTACGCGTCAGCGTAACGGGCATTCTATTCACGATGCAGTCCGGTTCCTGCTCGATGCAGCCGACGACCAGGCCATCATCAACAAATACGCCAAGGCCGACATCGGCATGAAGGGCCTGCCCTTTCGGGGAAGCCAGGATCCGAGCTGGCGTTTCGACCTCGACTTTGGAACGGCAATCGGCTGGTTCGAGGCGTATCTCGCTCGTTTCCCCGCATCGGAAAACGCGCCCCGGATACGTGCGCTCGTCGCGAGATACAAAGTCGAGCAAAGTGAGGTCGTCAGAGACCTGAGTTTTGGCAACGTCACCTGCATCTACGGTGCGACAGCCGCAAGGCTGACGCCACCGGGCGCCGAGGTGGTCGTGACGACAGAGCCGCCGACGATCGTCAGAACGGAGGAACAATTCTCCAAACAGCCGGACGGTAGCCCTGCAGAATTCAATGTGCAGTGGAGAACGATCTTCACATCAGGGGGCGGCGAAAACGAAGCCGAATACCACATCGAAGGCGTTTATGTTCCGCGCCTGGCAGACATGATGCTGCTCAGTATCATCCCGAATGCTCCGATTGGTTCTAAAATGGCGCCTCCTGGCCTTCAGAAGTGCGGGTACGTCAAAACCCAATTCTGGGACGACACGCAGCCGCGAGTAGTGATCGACTTCAAGAAGGTCGATGGGGCCTGGTCAGCCCCTCAGGCCGACTGCATCGCGTCGCTCCTGAACCCGAGAGCTGCGACGTCGGTGAGACTGCTGGCTCACACGTTCAATAAGATCGTTGCCGACTTTGTAGCTTCCGGCAAAGCGAAGGCCATTAAACACCCGGGGCTGCGCGCTTGGGCAAACGATGTCGCCGCCGGCAAGGTGCTAATCCAATAG
- a CDS encoding type IV secretion system DNA-binding domain-containing protein: MPARLRKIRYLNQNGWMQGLTLIGRVDARNDQRVFGIKEADRFAHIHVIGKTGTGKSTLLENMARQDLLQGRGTIVIDPHGDMVDRLYRSLSEEARSRTTYVDIADRSQPYGYNPLRHVGEKYAAIAASGLMDVFRKRWTDAWGVRMEHILRNTLLALLELPNATLADVPRLYSDKAFRRSVTAGTRNPAVRAFFEQEFDRLANTYRSDGLAPIQNKVGAFLADPLIRRFVTEPKSDLHFRREMDAGRSILINLSKGRLGEDSSSLLGGLIVTTIGLAAASRAEAPEAERRPSFIYIDEFQSFTTLAVVEMLTEMRKYAVGFTMAHQYLHQLALEVRHAILGNAGTLIAFRLGAEDAEIVSRELDRIFSPSDLLRLANRAMALRLMIDGQPSRPFSARTI, translated from the coding sequence TTGCCTGCCCGTCTTCGCAAGATTCGCTATCTGAATCAGAATGGCTGGATGCAGGGGCTCACGCTGATAGGCCGCGTCGATGCCCGCAACGATCAGCGGGTATTCGGCATCAAGGAAGCTGATCGGTTCGCGCACATCCACGTAATCGGCAAGACCGGAACCGGTAAGTCGACATTGCTGGAAAACATGGCGCGCCAGGATCTGCTTCAGGGCCGCGGAACGATCGTCATCGATCCGCACGGCGACATGGTCGATCGGCTATATCGGTCTCTGTCCGAAGAAGCACGCTCGCGAACGACATACGTCGACATTGCCGATCGCTCACAGCCGTACGGATACAATCCGCTTCGTCACGTCGGCGAAAAGTACGCTGCGATAGCGGCGTCGGGTCTCATGGACGTGTTCAGGAAGCGGTGGACCGACGCCTGGGGTGTCCGCATGGAGCACATCCTCCGCAACACCCTGCTGGCTCTTCTCGAATTGCCGAACGCGACATTGGCTGACGTACCGCGGCTCTACTCAGACAAGGCATTCCGGCGGTCCGTTACAGCGGGTACCCGCAATCCGGCAGTGCGCGCCTTCTTCGAACAGGAATTCGATCGATTGGCGAACACCTATCGCTCAGACGGTCTCGCGCCGATCCAGAACAAGGTCGGCGCATTTCTCGCTGACCCGCTTATCAGACGCTTCGTCACCGAGCCGAAGAGCGACCTCCATTTTCGCCGAGAGATGGATGCCGGTCGCAGCATCCTCATCAACCTTTCGAAAGGACGGCTCGGTGAGGACAGCTCCTCGCTGCTTGGTGGACTCATCGTGACAACAATCGGCCTTGCTGCAGCCAGCCGAGCCGAAGCGCCGGAGGCGGAGCGCCGCCCCTCGTTCATCTACATCGATGAGTTCCAGAGCTTTACGACCTTGGCGGTCGTCGAAATGCTCACTGAAATGCGCAAGTATGCGGTTGGCTTCACGATGGCCCATCAGTACCTGCACCAGCTCGCTCTCGAAGTCAGGCACGCAATTTTGGGCAACGCCGGAACCCTGATCGCTTTCCGGCTCGGCGCCGAGGACGCGGAAATCGTCTCGCGCGAACTCGATCGAATATTCAGCCCCTCGGATCTTCTGCGCCTCGCCAACAGGGCAATGGCGCTTCGGCTGATGATAGACGGACAGCCGTCGAGGCCGTTTAGCGCACGCACGATATGA
- a CDS encoding DUF6527 family protein: protein MKRASKIALKGSVERQAEAVRLVPQPGDVALVERGVLRSLVMRCPDGCGDVLTINLDIRSGKAWRLYRNPRGELTLYPSVWRDTGCEAHFILWRDKVLWGRGDERGAWSDSELRQHVLEQLPPSGNQPIHFEEIAARLAEPPWEVLWECRSLVRSRLAVMSEDERHFAAASPEYMGDQDDV, encoded by the coding sequence ATGAAGCGCGCATCGAAAATCGCTCTAAAAGGCTCCGTGGAGCGTCAGGCCGAGGCCGTCAGACTAGTCCCGCAACCCGGCGACGTAGCCCTTGTCGAGCGAGGTGTCCTGCGTTCCCTCGTGATGCGGTGCCCGGATGGCTGTGGGGACGTTCTAACGATCAATCTCGACATTCGCTCTGGAAAGGCCTGGCGCCTGTATCGTAACCCGAGGGGTGAGCTAACGCTGTATCCGTCGGTGTGGCGCGACACGGGTTGCGAAGCACACTTTATCCTGTGGCGCGACAAGGTCCTGTGGGGACGTGGCGACGAACGTGGTGCCTGGAGTGACAGCGAGCTGCGCCAACATGTTCTCGAGCAACTGCCACCAAGCGGTAACCAGCCGATACATTTTGAAGAAATCGCCGCGAGACTTGCTGAACCTCCTTGGGAAGTGCTCTGGGAATGTCGGTCGTTGGTGCGTAGTCGCCTTGCCGTGATGTCAGAAGACGAACGACACTTCGCTGCCGCGTCCCCTGAGTACATGGGGGATCAAGACGATGTCTGA
- a CDS encoding ABC transporter ATP-binding protein, with protein MASAPIIDVRDLAVKFGDAEVLRDLTLAVPAGEILGVVGGSGAGKSVLLRTIIGLVPKLAGTISVFGVSEDQARERDWRAVERRWGVLFQQGALFSSLTVLENIQFPMRQNLRLSEKLMADLAILKLEMVGLSSDDAAKFPAELSGGMVKRVALARALALDPEIVFLDEPTSGLDPITAGEFDRLIRTLQQTLGITVFMVTHDLASLENACDRIAVLADGHIVAEGPLSAMLASNHPWVRAYFGGRGKPARSPLVQRN; from the coding sequence ATGGCGAGCGCCCCGATCATCGACGTCCGCGACCTCGCCGTGAAATTTGGCGATGCCGAGGTGCTGCGCGACCTGACGCTCGCTGTTCCCGCCGGCGAGATTCTCGGCGTCGTCGGCGGCTCCGGCGCCGGCAAGTCGGTGCTGCTCCGCACGATCATCGGCCTCGTCCCCAAGCTCGCCGGCACGATCAGCGTCTTCGGCGTCTCCGAGGATCAGGCACGCGAGCGCGACTGGCGCGCCGTCGAGCGCCGCTGGGGCGTGCTGTTCCAGCAGGGCGCGCTGTTCTCCTCGCTCACCGTGCTGGAAAATATCCAGTTCCCGATGCGCCAGAATCTCCGCCTCTCCGAGAAGCTGATGGCCGACCTCGCCATTCTGAAGCTCGAGATGGTTGGCCTGTCGTCCGACGACGCGGCGAAATTCCCGGCCGAATTGTCCGGCGGCATGGTCAAGCGCGTCGCGCTCGCCCGCGCCCTGGCGCTCGATCCCGAGATCGTCTTCCTCGACGAGCCGACGTCGGGCCTCGACCCGATCACCGCCGGCGAGTTCGACCGCCTGATCCGTACGCTGCAGCAGACGCTCGGCATCACCGTCTTCATGGTGACGCACGACCTCGCCTCGCTCGAGAACGCCTGCGACCGCATCGCCGTGCTCGCCGACGGCCACATCGTCGCCGAGGGCCCGCTCTCCGCGATGCTCGCGTCCAACCATCCCTGGGTCCGCGCCTATTTCGGCGGCCGGGGCAAGCCCGCCCGCTCCCCCCTCGTGCAACGGAACTGA
- a CDS encoding DEAD/DEAH box helicase family protein — protein sequence MFRQLDYQDRVLATLDAYLDVLKDKKARADKIAALAAQDPALGLPIPDFAKEAWEGLKTAGKLPASRAAIPFSQRDDGCKRPVPNAVLKVPTGGGKTWLAVSAVSRVIGSYLDRNAGFVLWIVPNEAIYSQTLRHLKNRQHPYRQALDRAAAGRVQIMEKTHRLDARDVDTQLCIMLLMLQSANRQTQDSLKMFQDRGDVHGFFPPEGEQQAHQATIEATPNLDAYKGMFPMVKDSLGNALRIIRPVVVLDEGHKAISDLAFSTLYGFNPCFVLELTATPIDVQPRGGQNPRPGRYTNVLAEVTGRELDREGMIKMPLNLDPRQGNDWKATLNAALLKLDAIDADAKKLRAETNRYIRPIMLIQVERTGRDQRDAGHIHADDVREWLLAQGFDDAEIAIKTAEQNDLNSPENQDLLLPTNRVRAIITKQALQEGWDCPFAYVLCSLAASSNLNAMTQLVGRILRQPDALKTGISSLDECHVITHRAGTADVVSAIKDGLEQDGLGDLVLEVTQGDAGGASKVTRKIERRPAFDKTEIYLPKVMVADGSNARDLDYETDILSVIDWRGFDPKSIAAKIPDNAQAAESQLQRIRLSDNDDVLFVGEIIAANSELLAFDPAYAVRMVSDIVPNPFVGREIVGALIKALKARGFDDKKLGAFASLIVEELRKGLDAERAARAETLFKAEVAAGSIQFRLRIDGRNWSIPHTVETTEPLNGRQLLSKSGGPLEKSLFAPVYENDLNGDERDVAVYLDGEKALNWWHRNVARTQYGIQGWRRAKIYPDFIFAVRQDGNAAKITVLETKGDQLDNLDTAYKRDVLNFLSKNFAWDHTAPVGELELVKNGGESVRATLILMSEWEAKLPSYLQ from the coding sequence ATGTTTCGCCAGCTCGACTACCAGGACCGAGTTCTCGCGACGCTCGACGCCTACCTGGATGTACTCAAAGACAAGAAGGCTCGCGCAGATAAGATTGCCGCCCTCGCAGCGCAAGACCCCGCCCTTGGGCTTCCCATTCCCGACTTCGCGAAGGAAGCATGGGAAGGGCTGAAGACCGCAGGCAAGCTGCCCGCGTCACGTGCGGCCATTCCATTTTCGCAGCGCGACGACGGATGCAAACGACCTGTTCCCAACGCCGTTCTGAAAGTTCCCACCGGTGGTGGCAAGACATGGCTAGCGGTGTCTGCCGTGTCGCGCGTCATCGGCAGCTATCTTGACCGCAATGCCGGCTTCGTCCTCTGGATCGTGCCCAACGAGGCAATCTATTCGCAGACGCTCCGCCACCTCAAGAACCGGCAGCACCCCTACAGGCAAGCCCTCGACCGGGCGGCGGCCGGTCGGGTGCAGATCATGGAAAAGACCCATCGGCTGGATGCTCGCGACGTGGACACCCAGCTCTGCATCATGTTGCTGATGCTGCAGTCGGCAAACCGGCAAACGCAGGACTCGCTCAAGATGTTCCAGGACCGTGGCGATGTTCATGGCTTCTTTCCGCCGGAGGGCGAACAGCAGGCCCACCAGGCAACCATCGAGGCAACTCCCAATCTCGACGCATACAAGGGCATGTTCCCGATGGTGAAAGATTCGTTGGGCAATGCCTTGCGGATCATCCGACCCGTCGTCGTGCTGGACGAGGGACACAAGGCAATTTCCGATTTAGCATTTTCCACCCTCTACGGCTTCAACCCTTGCTTCGTGCTGGAGCTGACAGCCACGCCCATCGACGTGCAGCCACGCGGCGGGCAGAACCCACGACCGGGCCGCTATACCAATGTGTTGGCCGAAGTGACAGGCCGCGAACTGGACCGCGAGGGCATGATTAAGATGCCCCTCAATCTCGATCCCAGGCAGGGCAACGACTGGAAGGCGACCCTCAACGCGGCGCTGTTGAAGCTCGACGCAATCGACGCCGACGCCAAGAAACTCCGCGCCGAAACCAACCGCTATATCCGGCCGATCATGCTGATCCAGGTCGAGCGCACCGGCAGAGACCAGCGGGACGCGGGCCATATCCATGCGGACGACGTGAGAGAATGGTTGCTGGCGCAGGGGTTCGATGACGCTGAAATCGCCATCAAGACGGCGGAGCAGAACGACCTGAATAGTCCCGAGAACCAGGACCTGCTTTTGCCCACAAACCGCGTGCGCGCGATCATCACTAAGCAGGCCTTGCAGGAGGGCTGGGATTGTCCCTTCGCGTACGTGCTCTGCAGCCTTGCCGCCAGCTCGAACCTCAATGCGATGACTCAGCTTGTCGGGCGCATCCTGCGCCAGCCGGATGCGCTCAAGACCGGTATCTCCTCATTGGACGAATGCCACGTCATCACCCACCGTGCCGGCACCGCAGATGTAGTGAGTGCCATTAAGGACGGACTGGAGCAGGACGGGCTTGGCGACCTTGTGCTGGAAGTCACCCAGGGTGACGCCGGTGGAGCAAGCAAGGTCACGCGCAAGATCGAGCGGCGGCCAGCCTTCGACAAGACCGAAATCTATCTGCCCAAGGTCATGGTCGCGGACGGCAGCAACGCGCGCGACCTCGACTACGAAACCGATATCCTGTCCGTGATCGACTGGCGCGGCTTCGATCCCAAATCCATTGCTGCGAAAATTCCCGACAACGCCCAAGCCGCCGAGAGCCAGCTGCAACGCATTCGTCTTTCCGACAATGACGATGTGTTGTTCGTCGGCGAAATCATCGCCGCGAACAGCGAGCTTCTGGCTTTTGACCCTGCTTATGCGGTGCGGATGGTGTCCGACATTGTGCCGAACCCGTTCGTCGGCCGGGAGATCGTCGGGGCGCTGATCAAGGCGCTTAAAGCGCGTGGCTTTGATGACAAAAAGCTGGGGGCATTTGCTAGCTTGATCGTAGAGGAATTGCGCAAGGGATTGGACGCGGAGCGCGCCGCGCGCGCCGAAACGCTCTTCAAGGCAGAAGTCGCGGCCGGGAGCATCCAGTTCCGACTGCGGATCGACGGCCGCAATTGGAGCATCCCCCATACGGTGGAGACTACCGAGCCGCTCAATGGTCGACAGCTTCTTTCAAAGTCGGGCGGGCCGCTCGAAAAGAGTCTCTTTGCACCCGTCTATGAAAACGACCTCAACGGCGACGAGCGGGACGTTGCCGTCTATCTCGACGGCGAAAAGGCGCTCAACTGGTGGCACCGCAATGTCGCCCGGACGCAGTACGGCATCCAAGGCTGGCGAAGGGCCAAGATATATCCCGACTTCATCTTCGCCGTGCGGCAGGACGGAAATGCCGCGAAGATCACCGTTCTTGAAACTAAGGGCGACCAGCTCGACAATCTCGACACGGCCTATAAGCGCGACGTGCTCAATTTCCTGTCCAAGAATTTCGCGTGGGACCACACCGCTCCGGTCGGCGAGCTTGAATTGGTCAAGAATGGGGGCGAGTCAGTCAGGGCTACCCTCATCCTGATGAGCGAGTGGGAGGCCAAGCTGCCGAGCTACCTGCAATAG
- a CDS encoding ABC-type transport auxiliary lipoprotein family protein, with amino-acid sequence MEIRARYVLIGLFVLAVIVGGFGFVFWLNNAGGLGERTTYRVEFDGSVAGLYTGSPVLFNGLDVGEVTGMSLLPADPGAVVATIAVDSRTPVKSDTRVGLIFAGLTGTATVALAGGTVGSELPASTDGQPPLLVADPASLKDMTQAARDVLSHIDEVVGQNSDAFKVAVANIATFAEALGRNSGRVDGILEGLERLTGGKTAPEPTTYDLAPPTTFAAIPAVPSEQLAVATPTAVIVLDTQRIVMQTADGIAPAFPDARFADNLPALFQARIVQSFENANYLKVGADGGDLEGDYKLALDLRKFQITTNPAPASAEIEFSAKLLDSDGKVVDAKIFTASAPATATDTAAAAAKALNDAFDQATADLVVWSLAAMNANADAAPAADDKDLDLPPPSDDLKPPADDAAPATDAPAATDAPAPAAAPANP; translated from the coding sequence ATGGAGATCAGAGCCCGCTACGTCTTGATCGGCCTGTTCGTGCTGGCGGTTATCGTCGGCGGCTTCGGCTTCGTGTTCTGGCTGAACAACGCCGGCGGCCTCGGCGAGCGCACCACCTACCGCGTCGAGTTCGACGGCTCCGTTGCCGGCCTCTACACGGGCTCGCCGGTTCTCTTCAACGGCCTCGACGTCGGCGAGGTCACCGGCATGTCGCTGCTCCCGGCCGATCCCGGCGCCGTCGTCGCGACCATCGCCGTCGACAGCCGCACGCCGGTCAAGAGCGACACGCGCGTCGGCCTGATCTTCGCCGGCCTCACCGGCACCGCCACCGTGGCGCTCGCCGGCGGCACCGTCGGCTCCGAATTGCCGGCCTCGACCGACGGCCAGCCGCCGCTGCTCGTCGCCGACCCGGCCTCGCTCAAGGACATGACGCAGGCGGCCCGCGACGTGCTTTCCCATATCGACGAGGTCGTCGGCCAGAACTCGGACGCCTTCAAGGTCGCGGTCGCCAACATCGCCACCTTCGCCGAGGCGCTCGGCCGCAACTCCGGCCGCGTCGATGGCATCCTCGAGGGCCTGGAGCGTCTGACCGGCGGCAAGACCGCGCCCGAGCCCACGACCTACGACCTTGCCCCGCCGACGACCTTCGCCGCGATCCCCGCGGTGCCGAGCGAGCAGCTCGCCGTCGCGACGCCGACCGCGGTCATCGTTCTCGACACCCAGCGCATCGTCATGCAGACCGCCGACGGCATCGCCCCGGCCTTCCCCGACGCGCGTTTCGCCGACAACCTGCCGGCGCTCTTCCAGGCGCGCATTGTTCAGTCGTTCGAGAACGCGAACTACCTGAAGGTTGGCGCCGACGGCGGCGACCTCGAAGGCGATTACAAGCTCGCCCTCGACCTCCGCAAGTTCCAGATCACGACCAACCCGGCGCCGGCCAGCGCCGAGATCGAATTCTCCGCCAAGCTGCTCGACTCGGACGGCAAGGTCGTCGACGCGAAAATCTTCACCGCCAGCGCACCGGCGACGGCCACCGATACCGCCGCCGCCGCGGCCAAGGCGCTGAACGATGCCTTCGACCAGGCGACGGCCGATCTCGTCGTCTGGAGCCTCGCCGCGATGAACGCCAACGCGGACGCCGCGCCGGCGGCCGACGACAAGGACCTCGACCTGCCGCCGCCCTCGGACGACCTGAAGCCGCCGGCCGACGATGCCGCCCCGGCGACCGACGCTCCGGCCGCGACGGATGCGCCTGCCCCGGCGGCTGCGCCCGCCAATCCCTAG